A genomic segment from Truepera sp. encodes:
- a CDS encoding S41 family peptidase → MPRPDPSATHGRGLPWALPALVLLLVIAFQGVAAAQSDSYGRRFDTAWNLVENRYWDLGRTGVDWAAAYGEYRPRALAARDDGAFYAVLEEMYSLLNDHHSVFVPPDKVAEVRAMYGDLPCIMVLGDGAGGPLPAARRELVGGFVGAATVGRAGSGPLEGGGRLANVTYDLMASGVGYVRLPDLATDGAAAAVRSSVTALQDAGAWSLVLDLRGNPGGRLVTMMQVAGVFTRGFLWRAITNWSLPMPYPAIGLSQTDLPLAVLIDRDVNSAAEGLAGALQLRGRAVVVGERSAGNVEALLPFCLRDGSQAWIATGVLAPIGGPTWEGRGVVPDVAVDPDEALGAAVDYLEQRRP, encoded by the coding sequence ATGCCCCGGCCTGACCCTTCGGCCACGCACGGGCGCGGTCTGCCGTGGGCCCTGCCGGCCCTCGTCCTTCTGCTGGTCATCGCCTTCCAGGGCGTCGCGGCAGCGCAGTCCGACAGCTACGGCCGGCGTTTCGATACCGCTTGGAACCTGGTCGAGAACCGTTACTGGGACTTGGGGCGCACGGGCGTCGACTGGGCGGCGGCGTACGGCGAGTACCGGCCGCGCGCGCTGGCGGCGCGTGACGATGGCGCCTTCTACGCCGTCCTCGAGGAGATGTACTCGCTACTGAACGACCACCACTCGGTGTTCGTGCCACCCGACAAGGTCGCCGAGGTGCGCGCCATGTACGGCGACCTGCCCTGCATCATGGTCCTGGGCGACGGCGCCGGTGGGCCGCTGCCCGCCGCGAGGCGCGAACTGGTGGGCGGCTTCGTTGGCGCCGCGACCGTGGGACGAGCCGGCAGCGGGCCGCTGGAGGGCGGCGGCCGGCTGGCCAACGTGACTTACGACCTCATGGCGAGCGGCGTCGGCTACGTCCGGTTGCCCGACCTGGCGACCGACGGCGCCGCCGCGGCGGTGCGCTCGTCCGTGACGGCCCTCCAAGACGCCGGCGCGTGGTCCTTGGTGCTGGACCTGCGCGGCAACCCCGGCGGGCGCCTCGTGACCATGATGCAAGTGGCCGGCGTGTTCACGCGGGGCTTCTTGTGGCGCGCCATCACGAACTGGTCGCTGCCCATGCCGTACCCCGCGATCGGCCTGTCGCAGACGGACCTACCACTGGCGGTCCTCATCGACCGCGACGTCAACAGCGCGGCCGAGGGCCTGGCCGGCGCCCTGCAGCTGCGGGGCCGGGCCGTCGTGGTCGGCGAGCGCAGCGCCGGCAACGTGGAGGCGCTCCTGCCGTTCTGCTTGCGCGACGGGTCACAAGCCTGGATAGCCACGGGCGTTCTCGCGCCCATCGGGGGCCCGACGTGGGAGGGCCGCGGCGTGGTGCCCGACGTGGCGGTAGACCCCGACGAGGCCCTGGGTGCCGCCGTCGACTACCTGGAGCAGCGAAGGCCTTGA
- a CDS encoding carbohydrate kinase family protein, which produces MAHFFVVGDATVDQMYFVDDFPEHGGEVAALRAVMQPGGSGGTVATVLARLGNRTCIATRVGTGPFSELTLRNIVAAGVDTRLIQKDADLQTSSILLIVTPDAQRTMISAAGASRQLDSAELREADVAACDALVMSAYSLIGGPQKEYALQSLAYARKHKLTTFVDLGTGAVSALKGRLVPALAGVDYWLMNERELYMLTGRSSISEAVHDLRDQGIEQIVVKVGAMGSIVINSDINELVEAHEVDGVVDSTGAGDYYTAAFAHAIMAGHDMYSAARFGNVAGALNTTMVGAQSLVLDEATLQRHAGAGVLTDAPA; this is translated from the coding sequence ATGGCCCACTTCTTCGTGGTTGGCGACGCCACCGTCGACCAGATGTATTTCGTCGACGACTTTCCGGAGCACGGGGGTGAGGTCGCTGCCCTGAGGGCGGTGATGCAGCCGGGCGGTTCGGGGGGCACCGTGGCGACGGTCCTCGCCCGCCTCGGCAACCGCACGTGCATCGCCACCAGGGTGGGCACGGGGCCTTTCTCCGAGCTGACCCTACGCAACATCGTTGCGGCGGGAGTCGATACCCGGCTCATTCAGAAAGATGCCGACCTCCAAACCAGTTCCATCTTGCTGATCGTCACTCCTGACGCCCAACGCACCATGATCAGCGCGGCCGGTGCCAGCCGCCAGCTGGATTCGGCCGAGCTGCGAGAGGCCGACGTGGCCGCCTGTGACGCGCTCGTAATGAGTGCCTACAGCCTCATCGGTGGCCCGCAGAAGGAGTACGCCCTGCAGTCGCTGGCGTACGCCCGCAAACACAAGTTGACGACCTTCGTCGACCTCGGGACGGGCGCGGTCAGCGCCCTCAAGGGCCGCCTGGTGCCGGCCCTGGCAGGCGTCGACTACTGGCTGATGAACGAGCGCGAGCTGTACATGCTCACGGGCCGCTCCTCCATCTCCGAGGCGGTTCACGACCTGCGCGACCAGGGCATCGAGCAGATCGTCGTGAAGGTCGGGGCCATGGGGTCGATAGTCATCAACTCGGACATCAACGAGCTCGTCGAGGCGCACGAGGTGGACGGCGTGGTGGACTCCACGGGCGCGGGCGACTACTACACTGCCGCCTTCGCTCACGCCATCATGGCCGGTCACGACATGTACTCGGCAGCCCGCTTCGGCAACGTCGCCGGGGCCCTCAACACCACCATGGTCGGGGCCCAGAGCCTCGTCCTGGACGAGGCCACGCTGCAGCGCCACGCGGGGGCGGGCGTACTGACAGATGCCCCGGCCTGA
- the rsmA gene encoding 16S rRNA (adenine(1518)-N(6)/adenine(1519)-N(6))-dimethyltransferase RsmA, giving the protein MTEGPAAQDHEPTGARARVKELLERHGLRADKSLGQNFLVDTAALRSIVSAAELIPGEAVLEVGPGLGVLTRALLDAGARVTSVELDGRLLPVLEEEFAAELGGASGRLTLVHGDALRFDLAALPERSKLVANLPYNVATPIVARALESGRFSRLVFLAQREVGERLGARPGTPEYGALSLLVAHFGRARIVRSVPPGAFVPPPKVTSAIVRIDTDPTAVPNPQLFALIRTGFAHRRKTLVKNLRLAGVDRELAEAAVVAVAGDPRVRAEALDLPAFVALAAALGPCATTAHERVSILP; this is encoded by the coding sequence GTGACCGAAGGACCAGCCGCGCAGGACCACGAGCCTACGGGCGCCCGCGCACGCGTCAAGGAGTTGCTCGAGCGGCACGGGCTCAGGGCCGACAAGTCCCTGGGGCAGAACTTCCTGGTCGACACCGCCGCGCTGCGTAGCATCGTCTCGGCAGCGGAACTCATCCCCGGCGAGGCCGTCCTCGAAGTCGGCCCCGGGTTGGGCGTGCTCACCCGCGCGTTGCTCGACGCCGGTGCCCGCGTCACCAGCGTCGAGCTGGACGGACGCCTCCTGCCCGTGCTGGAGGAGGAGTTCGCGGCCGAGCTCGGGGGGGCGTCCGGCCGCCTGACCCTCGTGCATGGGGACGCCCTGCGCTTCGACCTGGCGGCGTTGCCCGAGCGCTCCAAGCTCGTAGCCAACCTGCCCTACAACGTGGCCACCCCCATCGTGGCGCGAGCGCTCGAGTCCGGGCGCTTCTCGCGCCTGGTGTTCCTGGCCCAGCGGGAGGTGGGCGAGCGTCTGGGCGCGAGGCCGGGCACGCCCGAGTACGGCGCACTCTCGCTGTTGGTGGCCCACTTCGGCAGGGCCCGAATAGTGAGAAGCGTTCCGCCCGGCGCCTTCGTGCCTCCCCCGAAGGTCACGTCGGCGATAGTGCGCATCGACACCGACCCCACGGCCGTTCCGAACCCGCAGCTCTTCGCGCTCATCCGCACCGGGTTCGCGCACCGGCGGAAGACCCTGGTCAAGAACCTGCGGCTCGCCGGCGTGGACCGCGAGCTGGCCGAGGCGGCAGTGGTGGCGGTGGCAGGCGACCCCAGGGTGCGCGCCGAAGCGCTGGACCTGCCGGCCTTCGTCGCCCTGGCGGCGGCCCTAGGGCCCTGTGCTACGACTGCTCATGAAAGGGTGAGTATACTGCCCTAA
- a CDS encoding CarD family transcriptional regulator encodes MKFEVGDHVVYPSQGAGVVAERTSRVVLGETHEYLKVVFARGDMEVLVPIKKGQEVGLRHTVSKDEVERLLQSIARADLTLPAQWPPRFRAEQDILAGGSAYDLARLIGVLAKRDAEKGLAATEREVLDNARTMLGSELAVVLELSLEEADEVLREAMSVHTV; translated from the coding sequence ATGAAGTTCGAAGTGGGTGACCACGTCGTTTACCCGTCCCAGGGAGCTGGGGTGGTGGCCGAACGGACCTCGAGGGTGGTGCTCGGAGAGACTCACGAGTACCTCAAGGTCGTATTCGCGAGAGGCGACATGGAAGTGCTCGTGCCCATCAAGAAGGGGCAGGAAGTCGGGCTGCGTCACACCGTGAGCAAGGACGAGGTGGAGCGGCTGCTTCAGTCGATCGCCCGCGCCGACCTCACCCTCCCGGCCCAATGGCCGCCCCGGTTCCGTGCCGAACAGGACATCCTCGCCGGCGGCAGCGCCTACGACCTCGCCCGCCTGATAGGCGTCTTGGCCAAGCGCGACGCGGAGAAGGGCCTGGCCGCCACGGAGCGCGAGGTGCTCGACAACGCTCGGACCATGCTGGGCAGCGAGCTGGCGGTGGTGTTGGAGCTGAGCCTCGAGGAAGCCGACGAGGTGCTCCGCGAAGCCATGAGTGTCCACACCGTGTGA
- the uvrB gene encoding excinuclease ABC subunit UvrB, which yields MPLTVHSPYTPKGDQPEAIAGLVEGLGDGLRFQTLLGATGTGKTYTMAKVIEELQRPALVLAPNKVLTAQLASEFRDFFPDAAVEFFISYYDYYQPEAYVPSRDLFIEKDANINMELERLRHSTTRSLLTRRDVIVVASVSAIYGLGSPEEYEKLHLLLQVGKKLSRDEILATLVRQQYERNDVELAAGRFRARGDVVEVWAAYEERPLRIELWGDEVDRLTMIDPVTGEELAELDNAMVFPAKHYVTPFDKLAPAVEEIEHDLTERLAFFEATGKLLEAQRLKERTRYDLEMLRTLGYCSGIENYSRYLERRPPGSTPGTLLDYFPDDYVTFLDESHVMLPQVRGMFNGDRARKQTLVDYGFRLPAALDNRPLTEEEFLAKVGQVVFVSATPTERETGMSGQVVEQVIRPTGLVDPQVTVKPSKGQIDDLLFVIRERAKKKERVLITTLTKRMAEDLTEYFATQGVRVRYMHSDIDAVERQVIIRDLRLGHFDVLVGINLLREGLDLPEVSLVAILDADKTGFLRSARSLIQTIGRAARNVNGEVFLYADEVSDAMRSAIDETSRRRNKQLAYNELHGITPESVRKRVHDVIRGTEEEVEEAAADLDPWERELVFDDARQELATLEMEMWEASEGLDFERAAAVRDRIRELEARLQGREVLIPTIPGQAQRTGVGASASTASGRAGRKARA from the coding sequence ATGCCCCTCACGGTCCACTCCCCCTACACGCCAAAAGGCGATCAGCCCGAGGCCATCGCCGGGTTGGTCGAGGGGCTGGGTGACGGGCTCCGGTTCCAGACGCTCCTCGGAGCCACCGGTACCGGCAAGACCTACACGATGGCCAAGGTCATCGAGGAACTGCAGCGGCCCGCGCTCGTGCTCGCTCCCAACAAGGTCTTGACGGCGCAACTGGCGTCGGAGTTCCGCGACTTCTTCCCCGACGCGGCCGTCGAGTTCTTCATCTCTTACTACGACTACTACCAGCCCGAGGCCTACGTGCCGTCACGGGACCTCTTCATCGAGAAGGACGCCAACATCAACATGGAGCTCGAGCGGCTCAGGCACTCCACCACGCGCTCGCTGCTGACCCGGCGCGACGTCATCGTCGTGGCGTCGGTCTCCGCCATCTACGGCTTGGGTTCGCCCGAGGAGTACGAGAAGCTCCACCTCTTGCTCCAGGTGGGTAAGAAGCTCTCTCGCGACGAGATCCTCGCGACGCTGGTGCGCCAGCAGTACGAGCGCAACGACGTGGAGCTCGCGGCCGGCCGCTTCCGGGCCCGCGGCGACGTCGTCGAGGTGTGGGCGGCCTACGAGGAACGGCCCCTGCGCATCGAGTTATGGGGCGACGAGGTCGACCGCCTCACGATGATCGACCCGGTCACGGGCGAGGAGCTGGCCGAGCTCGACAACGCCATGGTCTTCCCCGCCAAACACTACGTGACCCCTTTCGACAAGCTGGCGCCCGCCGTGGAGGAGATCGAACACGACCTCACCGAGCGCCTGGCGTTCTTCGAGGCTACCGGCAAACTCCTGGAGGCGCAGCGGCTCAAGGAGCGCACCAGGTACGACCTCGAGATGCTGCGCACGCTCGGCTACTGCTCGGGGATCGAGAACTACTCGCGCTACCTGGAGCGGCGGCCCCCCGGCAGCACGCCCGGCACGCTTCTCGACTACTTCCCCGACGATTACGTGACGTTCCTCGACGAGTCACACGTGATGCTGCCGCAGGTCAGGGGCATGTTCAACGGCGACAGGGCCCGCAAGCAGACGTTGGTCGACTACGGCTTCCGGCTCCCGGCGGCCCTCGACAACCGCCCGCTGACCGAGGAGGAGTTCCTCGCCAAGGTCGGGCAGGTCGTGTTCGTGAGCGCCACGCCGACCGAGCGCGAGACGGGGATGTCGGGCCAGGTCGTGGAGCAGGTGATCCGCCCCACGGGTCTCGTCGATCCCCAGGTCACGGTCAAGCCGAGCAAGGGCCAGATCGACGACCTGCTCTTCGTGATCAGGGAGCGCGCGAAGAAGAAGGAGCGCGTGCTCATCACGACCCTTACCAAGCGCATGGCCGAGGACCTGACCGAGTACTTCGCCACGCAGGGTGTGCGGGTGAGGTACATGCACTCCGACATCGACGCGGTGGAGCGGCAGGTCATCATCCGCGACCTGCGGCTCGGGCACTTCGACGTCCTCGTTGGCATCAACCTCCTCCGCGAGGGACTGGACCTGCCGGAGGTCAGCCTGGTGGCCATCCTCGACGCCGACAAGACGGGCTTCTTGCGCAGCGCTCGCTCACTGATCCAGACGATCGGCCGTGCGGCCCGGAACGTGAACGGCGAGGTGTTCCTGTACGCCGACGAGGTGAGCGACGCCATGCGCTCGGCCATCGACGAGACGAGCCGTCGCCGCAACAAGCAGCTGGCCTATAACGAGCTCCACGGCATCACGCCCGAGTCGGTGCGCAAGCGCGTCCACGACGTCATCAGGGGCACCGAGGAGGAGGTCGAGGAGGCCGCGGCCGACCTCGACCCGTGGGAGCGCGAACTCGTCTTCGACGATGCGCGGCAGGAGCTGGCTACGCTGGAGATGGAGATGTGGGAGGCGTCCGAAGGCCTCGACTTCGAGCGGGCGGCGGCAGTCCGTGACAGGATCCGCGAACTCGAGGCCAGGCTGCAAGGGCGCGAAGTACTCATCCCGACCATACCGGGCCAGGCGCAGCGCACGGGCGTCGGCGCGTCCGCTTCGACCGCGTCCGGCCGTGCGGGGCGCAAGGCGCGGGCCTGA